In Acidobacteriota bacterium, a single genomic region encodes these proteins:
- a CDS encoding vitamin K epoxide reductase family protein, with protein MSWPSLLLVVLSLAGFIISSYFTAVAYRWVRPDAAWIPSFCRMGEKTCATIVFTPRARVLGVPNSVLAQLFYPLIAAGTLEGFLFTSPIFHFSLLASLVTVLLGLFLTYSLLFLTRVPCILCFASHGINAVIFVLLLLEKDSVSGALW; from the coding sequence ATGAGTTGGCCGTCTCTGCTGTTGGTCGTCCTGTCGCTGGCCGGCTTCATCATCTCATCCTATTTCACGGCCGTGGCCTACCGCTGGGTGCGACCCGACGCCGCTTGGATTCCCAGCTTCTGCCGGATGGGAGAAAAGACCTGCGCCACTATCGTCTTCACTCCCCGGGCCCGAGTCCTCGGCGTTCCCAACTCGGTCCTGGCGCAACTCTTCTACCCGTTGATCGCCGCCGGAACCCTGGAAGGTTTCCTGTTCACCTCTCCCATCTTCCACTTCTCACTGCTGGCAAGTCTAGTCACGGTCCTCCTGGGGTTGTTTCTCACCTACTCCCTGCTGTTCCTGACCCGTGTTCCCTGCATCCTCTGCTTCGCATCCCACGGCATCAATGCCGTCATCTTCGTGCTCCTGCTGCTGGAAAAGGATTCCGTTTCCGGAGCTCTCTGGTGA